From Flavobacterium arcticum, the proteins below share one genomic window:
- a CDS encoding magnesium chelatase → MDVQNIKTLGDLKKAGYESKTIKDELRNNLRDKISKGETVFEGVWGFENTVIPELERAILSRHNINLLGLRGQAKTRLARLMVNLLDEYIPVVEGSEINDDPLHPISRYAKELIADKDDDTPISWLHRDERFYEKLATPDVTVADLIGDIDPIKAANLKLSYADDRVIHYGMIPRANRCIFVINELPDLQARIQVALFNILQEGDIQIRGFKVRLNLDLQFVFTANPEDYTNRGSIVTPLKDRIGSQILTHYPETVKIARTITEQEANLDTRQSDSVYVPSLAKDLLEQIGFEARESEYIDYKSGVSARMSITAFENLLSTAERRALKSGIEKTTVRLSDFMGVIPAITGKVELVYEGEQEGAAVVAEHLISNAVKTVFGDYFPKIEKLERSNEVSPYQDIFDWFFNESTFELPDDATDAEYQKALDAIIPLKQLLMKYQPDTTDADKYFLKEFVLWGLAEYKKLSKDRYTEGYEFKDIYGSYISKNL, encoded by the coding sequence ATGGATGTACAGAATATAAAAACATTAGGAGATTTAAAAAAAGCAGGATACGAGAGCAAAACCATTAAAGATGAGCTACGGAATAACCTACGTGATAAAATAAGCAAAGGCGAAACCGTTTTTGAGGGTGTATGGGGATTTGAGAACACAGTAATACCCGAACTAGAACGCGCTATATTATCCCGTCATAACATTAATTTATTAGGGCTTAGAGGACAGGCAAAAACACGCTTGGCTCGCCTTATGGTAAACTTATTAGATGAATATATACCCGTAGTAGAAGGTTCGGAAATTAATGATGATCCTTTGCACCCAATATCACGCTATGCAAAAGAACTAATTGCTGATAAAGACGATGATACCCCAATTAGTTGGTTGCATAGAGATGAACGTTTTTATGAAAAACTAGCCACACCCGATGTTACGGTTGCCGACCTGATAGGAGATATAGACCCTATAAAAGCAGCAAACCTAAAACTATCGTATGCAGATGATAGGGTTATTCACTACGGGATGATACCGCGTGCTAACCGTTGTATATTCGTGATTAATGAGTTGCCTGATTTGCAAGCACGCATACAAGTAGCATTATTCAATATATTGCAAGAAGGCGATATACAAATACGTGGTTTTAAAGTACGATTGAATTTAGACCTTCAGTTTGTGTTTACAGCTAACCCTGAAGACTATACTAACAGGGGTAGTATAGTAACACCATTAAAAGACCGTATTGGTTCGCAGATATTAACACATTATCCTGAAACGGTAAAAATAGCCCGTACCATTACCGAACAGGAAGCTAACCTTGACACTCGCCAAAGCGATAGTGTTTATGTACCATCATTAGCAAAAGACTTATTAGAACAAATAGGTTTTGAAGCACGTGAAAGCGAATATATCGATTATAAAAGTGGAGTGAGTGCACGTATGAGTATTACAGCATTTGAAAACTTGCTAAGTACAGCCGAAAGACGTGCCTTAAAATCAGGAATAGAGAAAACCACAGTACGTTTATCTGACTTTATGGGAGTTATACCAGCGATTACAGGTAAGGTAGAATTGGTATATGAAGGAGAACAGGAGGGGGCAGCAGTAGTTGCCGAACATTTAATTAGTAATGCTGTAAAAACGGTATTTGGAGATTATTTTCCGAAAATAGAGAAGTTAGAACGATCTAATGAGGTAAGCCCGTATCAGGATATTTTTGACTGGTTCTTTAACGAGAGTACTTTTGAATTGCCTGATGATGCTACTGATGCTGAATATCAAAAAGCACTGGATGCTATTATACCATTAAAGCAATTATTAATGAAATACCAACCCGATACAACCGATGCAGATAAGTATTTCCTTAAAGAGTTTGTATTGTGGGGGCTTGCTGAATATAAAAAATTGAGTAAAGACCGTTATACCGAAGGGTATGAGTTTAAAGATATTTATGGTAGTTACATAAGCAAGAATTTATAA
- a CDS encoding DnaJ C-terminal domain-containing protein, whose protein sequence is MSFIDYYKVLGVDKKATAEQIKNAYRKKARKLHPDLNPDDKDANKKFQQLNEANEVLSDPEKKAKYDKYGKDWERGEEYEKYQQSQQQQQRQYSSGGGTQFEGEDFSSFFESMFGGQGRRSGGNVQFKGQDFNAGLNLTLKEAYTTHKQTFTVNGKNIRITIPAGVEDGQVIKLAGQGSPGRNGGPNGDLYITFSVANTDTFKRVGNDLYTTKNIDLYTAVLGDEITITTIDNGTIKLKVAPETQNNTKVRLKGKGFPLYKKEGKFGDLYITYNVLIPTNLTDKQKELFTELKELSK, encoded by the coding sequence ATGAGTTTTATTGATTACTACAAAGTTTTGGGTGTAGATAAAAAAGCTACAGCAGAACAAATAAAGAATGCTTACCGTAAAAAAGCACGTAAGTTACATCCTGATTTAAACCCTGATGATAAAGATGCTAATAAAAAATTTCAGCAGCTTAATGAAGCCAATGAAGTACTAAGCGACCCCGAAAAGAAAGCGAAGTATGACAAGTATGGCAAAGACTGGGAGCGCGGCGAGGAATATGAAAAATACCAACAGTCGCAACAGCAGCAACAAAGACAATACTCTTCTGGTGGAGGTACTCAATTTGAAGGAGAAGATTTTTCTAGCTTCTTTGAATCAATGTTTGGCGGACAGGGCAGGCGCAGTGGTGGCAATGTTCAGTTTAAAGGACAGGATTTTAATGCAGGGTTAAATCTTACATTAAAAGAAGCGTATACTACCCATAAACAAACATTTACAGTAAATGGTAAAAATATACGAATAACTATACCCGCAGGCGTAGAGGATGGACAAGTTATTAAACTGGCAGGGCAAGGTAGTCCTGGTAGAAATGGAGGTCCTAACGGTGACCTTTACATTACTTTCTCTGTAGCCAATACAGATACTTTTAAGCGGGTAGGTAATGACTTGTATACTACTAAAAATATAGATCTTTATACGGCTGTTTTAGGCGATGAAATCACGATTACTACCATAGATAACGGTACTATAAAACTTAAAGTAGCTCCCGAAACCCAAAACAATACAAAGGTTAGATTAAAAGGTAAGGGCTTCCCATTATATAAAAAAGAAGGCAAATTTGGCGATTTATATATCACTTATAATGTGTTAATACCTACCAATCTTACCGATAAACAAAAAGAATTATTTACCGAACTGAAAGAACTTTCTAAATAA
- a CDS encoding cytochrome-c peroxidase: MKRFFKIVFSLLLLCCFLSFKNSSEIYFEIPEGWETPHYDFKNNKLTEEKLTLGRQLFYDPILSRDSTISCASCHLQATGFTHVDHDVSHGIEGKVGTRNSLVLMNLAWSKTFMWDGGVNHLDVQALSPITNPVEMDETLENVVRKLQKSENYQKLFSEAYGTNTVTGQKVLKSISQFLVMLTTSNSKYDKVQRGEEVFTAQEENGYRLFKQNCASCHTEPLFTNNGYENNGLKPDPYFMDMGRMAITRKIEDSLKFKVPTLRNVQFTYPYMHDGRFATLTEVIKHYNSGIHHTTTLSNKLATPMKLTSNDRVDLVAFLKTLTDKEFLYNPDFSYPRGNY, translated from the coding sequence ATGAAACGATTTTTTAAAATAGTATTTTCGTTATTACTGTTGTGTTGTTTTCTATCTTTTAAAAACAGCTCCGAAATCTATTTTGAAATACCCGAAGGTTGGGAGACACCACATTATGATTTTAAAAACAATAAACTTACCGAAGAAAAACTTACTTTAGGTAGACAATTATTTTATGACCCTATACTTTCGCGAGATAGCACTATATCTTGCGCTAGTTGCCATTTGCAAGCTACAGGTTTTACTCATGTAGACCATGATGTAAGCCATGGCATCGAAGGTAAAGTAGGTACACGAAATTCTTTAGTATTAATGAATCTTGCATGGAGTAAAACTTTTATGTGGGACGGTGGTGTAAACCATTTAGACGTGCAAGCACTAAGTCCCATAACGAACCCAGTAGAGATGGATGAAACACTCGAAAATGTGGTGCGAAAACTACAAAAGAGTGAAAACTATCAAAAGTTATTTAGCGAAGCCTATGGCACTAATACAGTAACAGGACAAAAGGTACTAAAGTCTATTTCGCAATTTTTAGTAATGCTAACTACCAGTAATAGTAAATATGATAAGGTACAACGGGGAGAAGAAGTATTTACGGCTCAGGAAGAAAACGGTTATAGGCTATTTAAACAAAATTGTGCTTCGTGCCATACAGAACCACTTTTTACAAATAACGGTTATGAGAATAATGGTCTAAAACCCGACCCTTATTTTATGGATATGGGGCGTATGGCTATTACTCGTAAGATAGAAGATTCATTAAAATTTAAAGTACCAACACTTCGCAATGTACAGTTTACCTACCCCTATATGCACGATGGTAGGTTTGCAACACTTACCGAAGTAATAAAGCATTACAATTCGGGTATACACCACACTACTACGTTATCTAATAAATTAGCTACACCTATGAAATTAACTTCTAATGATAGAGTAGATTTAGTAGCTTTTTTAAAGACACTTACCGATAAAGAATTTCTTTATAATCCTGATTTTTCTTACCCGAGAGGAAATTATTAA
- a CDS encoding cation:proton antiporter, which produces MNAYHLLIILISLSAGFSYINHRFIKMPFVIGLFFLSSILSLVILSTKWWDLVHYVEIKDTLEHIDISSFILDIMLGFLLFAGALHTSWANIKSQLRPISLFAIGGVLSSTIIIAGLFYGVCHLLGINIDLLHCLIFGALISPTDPIAVLGILTKAGVSKKIESTIVGESLFNDGVGVVVFIALLETLKLGKSEIDFGHFGMLFLQEAVGGMAFGLLLGFALHKLLKSIDDYETEVLLTVAFVMSGYAISSLLHLSGALAMVIMGLLVGNYKKEKAMSDRTQEYVTKFWELVDVVLNAILFISIAFVMVVIDFESIYILVAILSIFIVLLARIIIVYFPKLVFPRFIKFTNSEAKIIVWGGLRGGLSIALVLSIPDSENKLILIGATYACVVFSILVQGLSIGKVAEKLSKK; this is translated from the coding sequence ATGAACGCATATCATTTACTCATAATACTCATAAGCCTTTCGGCAGGATTCTCTTATATAAATCATAGGTTTATAAAAATGCCTTTTGTAATTGGGCTTTTCTTTCTGTCAAGTATACTCTCTTTAGTAATACTTAGTACAAAGTGGTGGGATTTAGTACATTATGTAGAAATTAAAGATACACTAGAGCATATAGATATTAGTAGTTTTATACTCGATATTATGTTAGGTTTCTTACTATTTGCGGGAGCATTGCATACATCATGGGCTAATATTAAGTCGCAATTGCGCCCTATATCGTTGTTTGCTATTGGTGGTGTGTTGTCTTCAACCATAATTATTGCAGGGTTGTTTTATGGAGTATGCCATTTACTGGGTATAAATATCGATTTACTGCACTGTCTTATATTTGGGGCGTTAATATCGCCTACAGATCCTATTGCAGTATTAGGGATATTAACCAAAGCTGGTGTTTCTAAGAAAATAGAATCGACTATTGTAGGGGAGTCATTATTTAATGATGGTGTAGGTGTAGTTGTGTTTATAGCATTATTGGAAACACTTAAATTAGGAAAAAGTGAGATAGATTTTGGGCACTTCGGGATGTTATTCCTGCAAGAAGCTGTTGGAGGTATGGCTTTTGGCTTATTATTAGGTTTTGCTTTGCACAAACTTTTAAAATCTATAGATGATTATGAAACAGAAGTATTACTAACAGTTGCTTTTGTTATGTCTGGCTATGCAATAAGTTCGCTATTACACCTTTCAGGAGCATTAGCTATGGTAATTATGGGGCTTTTAGTAGGCAATTATAAAAAAGAAAAAGCCATGAGCGACCGTACTCAAGAATATGTGACTAAGTTTTGGGAGCTTGTAGATGTAGTGCTTAATGCTATATTATTTATTAGTATTGCCTTTGTTATGGTAGTTATCGATTTTGAATCGATTTATATATTGGTTGCCATATTAAGTATATTTATAGTACTATTAGCACGTATTATAATAGTTTATTTTCCTAAGCTTGTATTTCCGCGCTTTATAAAGTTTACCAATAGTGAAGCCAAAATTATAGTGTGGGGAGGCTTGCGTGGTGGCTTGTCTATAGCCTTAGTACTTTCTATACCCGATAGCGAAAATAAATTAATATTAATAGGAGCTACTTATGCCTGTGTAGTGTTTAGTATTTTGGTACAAGGGTTATCTATAGGTAAGGTAGCCGAAAAACTTTCTAAAAAGTAA
- a CDS encoding YHYH protein has product MKRAFYLFTLLFCIVVQAQTNPVITSWIQNTTGITGRHYVEGNSTPIDDAVEANVQIVQYSDDWVYVSATGIPAYITGPFMDGNPSLATDQNAIYKFPLTPTQNTGTPTATTAGNIGVFINGVSLFDYRDGVAWNPNTNSICGGPGNPPCPGGPMTENDWNRDAIPAENAGFDCAKAHPAMGNYHHHQNPSAFNLDLVEISNICDTYPADGLYVINPSVHSPLIGFAYDGFPIYGAMGYANADGTGDITRIKSSYELSENTTRANGPDVDETYFNGYFREDYQYVAHNDDDSYLDEHNGRFCVTPEYPEGTYAYFCTVDENYNSAYPYAVGPTFYGNVVTENVTTIGEDTTVYESTLRVGTIEDKDLNILIYPNPSSEFITIQAPMAEGFSRKVALINELGQVVKSSQIVQGSTLCNLEIDTVYDGVYFIKVSSGTNSKSYKVIIKK; this is encoded by the coding sequence ATGAAAAGAGCATTCTATTTATTTACACTTCTTTTTTGCATTGTCGTGCAAGCACAAACTAACCCTGTAATAACATCGTGGATTCAAAATACTACAGGAATTACAGGTCGTCATTATGTAGAAGGAAATTCTACTCCTATTGACGATGCTGTTGAAGCTAATGTACAAATTGTTCAGTACTCTGACGACTGGGTATATGTATCGGCTACAGGTATTCCTGCCTACATTACAGGACCTTTTATGGACGGAAATCCATCTTTGGCTACTGATCAGAATGCTATATATAAATTTCCTTTAACCCCAACACAAAATACGGGTACACCTACAGCTACTACAGCTGGTAATATAGGTGTTTTTATTAATGGTGTTTCCTTGTTTGATTATAGAGATGGTGTAGCGTGGAACCCTAATACCAATTCAATTTGTGGAGGACCGGGTAACCCACCATGTCCTGGAGGACCTATGACGGAAAATGACTGGAATAGAGATGCTATACCTGCCGAAAATGCAGGTTTTGATTGTGCTAAAGCACATCCTGCAATGGGTAATTATCATCATCATCAAAATCCAAGTGCTTTTAATTTAGATTTGGTTGAAATATCAAATATATGTGATACTTATCCTGCTGATGGATTGTATGTTATTAATCCTTCAGTGCATTCGCCGTTAATCGGTTTTGCTTATGATGGTTTTCCTATTTATGGGGCGATGGGGTATGCAAATGCCGATGGTACAGGTGATATAACACGTATTAAATCGAGTTATGAACTAAGTGAAAACACCACTAGAGCTAATGGTCCAGATGTAGATGAAACTTATTTTAATGGCTATTTTAGAGAAGATTATCAGTATGTAGCGCATAACGATGATGATAGTTATCTTGACGAGCATAATGGTAGATTTTGTGTAACACCAGAATATCCTGAAGGCACGTATGCTTATTTTTGTACTGTAGATGAAAATTATAATTCGGCGTACCCTTATGCAGTAGGACCTACTTTTTACGGTAATGTTGTTACTGAAAATGTTACAACTATAGGAGAAGATACTACAGTTTATGAATCAACATTAAGAGTGGGAACTATTGAAGACAAAGACTTGAATATATTAATTTACCCCAACCCGTCTAGTGAGTTTATAACAATACAAGCTCCAATGGCAGAAGGTTTTAGTAGAAAAGTAGCGCTAATTAATGAGCTAGGACAGGTAGTAAAATCATCGCAAATAGTGCAGGGTAGTACATTATGTAACTTAGAGATAGATACAGTATATGATGGTGTATATTTTATAAAAGTTTCTAGTGGTACAAATAGTAAATCATATAAAGTAATTATAAAAAAATAG
- a CDS encoding MbnP family protein — protein MSKQVYIMMMLFCLVISKCFAFQQADSIIVNIKPVFGKEELKIQNKYISAKKDTLSIDVLRFYISDVKVTYTDKTISQQKKAWLLDINKPESLQFNIASLSRKQIAQITFNVGVDSLANVSGALGGALDPANGMYWAWQSGYINMKVEGKSNSCQTRKNKFMFHIGGYLPKENALRVVTIPVSKSTNDSISIKVDLSIFFNEINLKENNSIMIPGTKAMLIADLTGKMFSLQ, from the coding sequence ATGAGTAAACAGGTATATATAATGATGATGCTTTTTTGTCTGGTAATAAGTAAGTGCTTTGCTTTTCAGCAAGCAGACTCTATTATAGTAAACATCAAGCCTGTATTTGGTAAAGAAGAGTTAAAAATACAAAACAAATATATTTCTGCAAAAAAAGATACACTTAGTATAGATGTGCTTCGGTTTTATATATCTGATGTAAAAGTTACATATACCGATAAGACAATATCGCAACAAAAAAAAGCATGGCTTTTGGATATTAATAAACCAGAAAGTTTACAGTTTAATATTGCCAGTTTATCAAGAAAACAGATAGCACAAATTACTTTTAACGTAGGTGTAGATAGTCTTGCAAATGTTTCGGGAGCATTAGGCGGTGCACTCGACCCCGCCAATGGTATGTATTGGGCATGGCAAAGTGGTTATATCAATATGAAAGTTGAAGGTAAGAGCAATAGTTGCCAAACCCGAAAAAATAAGTTCATGTTTCATATTGGGGGTTACCTGCCTAAAGAAAATGCCTTGCGAGTAGTTACTATACCTGTTAGCAAGAGTACTAATGATAGTATTTCGATTAAAGTAGATTTGAGTATATTTTTTAACGAAATAAACTTAAAAGAAAATAATAGCATAATGATTCCTGGCACTAAAGCCATGTTAATAGCCGATCTAACAGGTAAAATGTTTTCACTTCAATGA
- a CDS encoding RNA polymerase sigma factor: protein MSKQNNFKEIYNEHRLLVYNLALTYLFSIEDAEEVTQDVFVKVHESLNKFKGNAALKTWIYRITVNQCLDFIKRRNSKKRFFVFGKKSNSEHEYNNFSNFEHPGILLENKEKSILLFKTINTLPENQKTAFILSKIDGLSNPEIAEVMELSIGAIESLLVRAKKGLQQKLGENFEEYRRKK, encoded by the coding sequence GTGTCTAAACAAAATAACTTTAAAGAAATATATAATGAGCATAGGTTATTGGTCTATAACCTTGCGCTTACTTATTTGTTTAGTATAGAAGATGCCGAAGAAGTTACTCAAGATGTATTTGTAAAAGTACATGAGTCTTTAAATAAATTTAAAGGTAATGCTGCGCTTAAAACCTGGATATATCGCATAACTGTAAACCAGTGCCTTGATTTTATAAAACGAAGAAATAGTAAAAAACGTTTTTTTGTTTTCGGAAAAAAAAGCAATTCAGAACATGAGTATAACAATTTTTCTAATTTTGAACACCCTGGTATATTACTCGAAAATAAAGAAAAATCAATACTCTTATTTAAAACAATAAATACCTTGCCCGAAAATCAGAAAACAGCTTTTATATTATCTAAAATTGATGGGCTTAGTAATCCCGAAATAGCTGAGGTTATGGAGTTGAGTATAGGTGCTATAGAATCGTTGCTTGTAAGGGCAAAAAAAGGATTGCAGCAAAAATTAGGAGAAAATTTTGAAGAGTACCGCAGGAAAAAATAA
- a CDS encoding pentapeptide repeat-containing protein: MSSSYIIGVEITDKIFFEDEIMYHDFERCTFINCDLSNCNYLGTAFIDSDFINCNFIEAKVNYVSFRDVQFTGCNFTGVNFSMCDSLLFRFNFEDCILDYAKFYTLKLKGTFFNNCSLIAVDFMETDLTEAVFANCNMHQTVFSNTIANKTDFTTSYNFTIDPEENKLKKAKFSVEGLKGLLTKYDIVVK, encoded by the coding sequence ATGTCATCAAGTTATATTATAGGGGTTGAAATAACCGATAAAATTTTTTTCGAAGATGAAATTATGTATCACGATTTTGAACGGTGTACTTTTATTAACTGCGATTTATCTAACTGTAATTATTTAGGAACGGCTTTCATTGATAGCGATTTTATCAATTGTAACTTTATAGAAGCAAAAGTAAATTATGTATCATTTCGCGATGTACAGTTTACAGGCTGTAATTTTACAGGTGTCAATTTTTCTATGTGTGATTCCTTGCTATTTCGTTTCAATTTTGAAGATTGTATTCTAGATTATGCTAAGTTTTATACCTTAAAATTAAAAGGTACATTTTTTAATAATTGTAGTCTTATTGCTGTCGATTTTATGGAAACCGACCTAACAGAGGCTGTTTTTGCCAATTGTAACATGCATCAAACAGTATTCTCTAATACTATTGCCAATAAAACCGACTTTACTACTAGCTACAACTTTACTATTGATCCTGAGGAGAATAAACTTAAAAAAGCTAAATTTTCGGTAGAAGGGTTAAAAGGACTACTCACAAAATATGATATTGTAGTAAAGTAA
- a CDS encoding chaperone modulator CbpM, whose product MDNQDFIPVTVICQHYNVEVSFVDALHEFNLIEFEQIETERYIPAHQLSEVEKIVRLHNELHINAEGLDAVLHLLQKIETMQKEISLLKGKLSVYE is encoded by the coding sequence ATGGATAATCAGGATTTTATACCCGTAACCGTTATTTGTCAGCATTATAATGTTGAGGTTTCGTTTGTAGATGCCCTTCATGAGTTTAACCTAATAGAGTTCGAGCAAATTGAGACCGAAAGATATATACCTGCTCATCAATTATCTGAGGTTGAGAAGATAGTACGATTGCATAATGAACTTCACATAAATGCAGAAGGGCTTGATGCGGTATTACACTTGTTGCAAAAAATTGAAACGATGCAAAAAGAAATTAGTTTACTAAAAGGAAAACTTTCTGTATATGAATAA
- a CDS encoding sodium:solute symporter family protein codes for MEIHIVDLLIFIVYLVIMLGVGFYFMKRNKSKEDYYVGGRGMSAGHIGLSVVATDVGGGFSIGLGGLGFIMGLSGSWMLFTGLLGAWISAVFLIPKIYPIAKEHKFLTFPQSLAFHYNTKVALVAGIISLVGYIGFTSSQILAGAKLASATFPSISIINAILIMGVIAIIYTAIGGIKAVIYTDTIQWIILMAGLIGIGIPLGYIHIGGWEAISNTLPDSFMSLTNITFVQFFNWLITIVPIWFVGMTLYQRIYACKDEATAKKAWRIAGLFEWPIMAFMGIALGLFARVGYEQGMFTDIGYAPGVPMDSELGLPLFLRSILPIGLMGLMLSAYFSAIMSTADSCLMAASGNFSTDILGFFKSKRKYDTIKNSQVITLIIGVVAVLLATHMQNVLELMLYSYAFMVSGLLVPVLGTLLLKKPSAKAAMAAMIGGGTTTLVLILTQVKLPYGLDANFFGIAVSALAFAIFQSASGKNKVTA; via the coding sequence ATGGAAATTCACATTGTCGATCTCTTAATATTTATTGTTTATTTGGTAATAATGCTTGGGGTGGGTTTCTACTTCATGAAACGAAATAAATCTAAAGAAGATTATTATGTAGGAGGCAGAGGGATGTCGGCAGGTCATATAGGTTTATCAGTAGTAGCTACCGATGTAGGAGGTGGATTTTCTATAGGACTTGGCGGACTTGGTTTTATCATGGGACTTTCGGGTAGCTGGATGTTATTTACAGGATTACTAGGTGCATGGATAAGTGCTGTATTTTTAATACCTAAAATATACCCAATTGCAAAAGAGCATAAATTCCTCACATTTCCGCAGTCGCTGGCATTTCATTATAATACCAAAGTAGCATTGGTAGCAGGTATTATATCATTAGTAGGGTATATAGGCTTTACCAGTTCGCAAATACTTGCAGGAGCAAAACTAGCCTCGGCTACCTTTCCTTCTATCTCTATTATAAATGCCATTTTAATAATGGGGGTTATTGCCATAATATATACGGCTATAGGAGGTATTAAGGCAGTTATTTATACCGATACGATACAATGGATTATCCTTATGGCAGGACTTATAGGCATAGGTATTCCTTTAGGGTATATACACATAGGTGGTTGGGAGGCTATTAGTAATACATTACCCGATAGCTTTATGTCACTTACTAATATTACGTTTGTACAGTTTTTTAACTGGCTTATCACTATTGTACCCATTTGGTTTGTAGGAATGACGCTGTATCAAAGAATATATGCTTGTAAAGATGAAGCTACTGCCAAAAAAGCTTGGCGTATAGCAGGGTTATTTGAATGGCCTATAATGGCTTTTATGGGAATTGCTTTAGGGCTTTTTGCCAGAGTAGGGTATGAACAAGGTATGTTTACCGATATAGGCTATGCTCCTGGTGTTCCTATGGACTCTGAGTTAGGTTTGCCGTTATTTTTACGAAGCATATTACCGATAGGTTTAATGGGCTTAATGTTATCGGCTTACTTTTCGGCAATTATGTCTACGGCTGATAGTTGTCTTATGGCTGCATCTGGTAATTTTTCTACCGATATTTTAGGCTTTTTTAAAAGCAAAAGAAAATATGATACCATTAAAAATTCGCAAGTAATAACCCTGATTATAGGTGTTGTTGCCGTACTACTTGCTACTCATATGCAAAATGTACTGGAACTGATGTTGTACTCTTATGCCTTTATGGTATCGGGGCTATTAGTACCTGTATTAGGTACTTTATTACTCAAAAAACCATCAGCAAAAGCTGCTATGGCAGCCATGATAGGCGGAGGAACTACTACACTGGTATTAATACTTACCCAAGTTAAATTGCCTTATGGACTTGATGCTAACTTTTTTGGTATAGCAGTATCGGCTTTAGCATTTGCTATCTTCCAATCTGCATCGGGTAAAAATAAGGTTACTGCTTAG
- a CDS encoding periplasmic heavy metal sensor — translation MKKTTLLSIVIIILILLNIATLGFIFMKENHPHLPEGRINEPKDIIIKKLHFDEEQQRNYEIEITKHQKEISEIDKKIRENKHKLYSLLATPYNEEKRDSLIQIVAANQKKVELMHFNHFVTIKAICHQDQLAAYNELTRELPKLFAPPKELRRHE, via the coding sequence ATGAAGAAGACAACATTATTAAGTATCGTTATTATTATTTTAATACTACTTAACATAGCCACACTAGGTTTTATTTTTATGAAAGAAAATCATCCACATCTACCTGAAGGGCGAATAAATGAACCTAAAGATATTATAATAAAAAAATTACATTTTGATGAAGAGCAACAGCGCAACTATGAAATTGAAATTACGAAACACCAGAAAGAAATAAGTGAGATTGATAAAAAAATAAGAGAAAATAAACATAAGTTATATAGCCTTTTGGCAACACCATATAACGAAGAGAAAAGAGATAGTCTTATACAGATAGTTGCAGCAAATCAGAAAAAAGTTGAATTAATGCACTTTAATCATTTTGTAACAATAAAAGCTATTTGCCATCAAGACCAGTTAGCTGCTTATAACGAGTTAACAAGAGAATTACCAAAACTGTTTGCTCCACCAAAAGAACTAAGAAGGCATGAGTAA